aaaaaaagagaagtctTTATCATACCTTGTTTTAATTTATCATACCTTGTTTTTGGTTGGCTTATCAATTCAAAACACAGTGTTTTAATTAGTCTAAGACTTTTGATTGAACAAAATTAAAAGTCATCGACTGCCTTGTCTTGTCTCTTTGCTTCTTAATTATTTGTTTGGTTATTTTCATGATAATTACTCCAAGAAACCTGAAAGAAACGCTCAGATCTGACCAACGCTTCAGGCTCTTATCTTTTTCTCCATGTAAGTTGTCAAACTCTGTTTTTGAATCAGTCCTCTTCTAGAGTTCACGTATCACTTGTGGTTGGTAGCTCTAGTTTTGGAATTTGATGGGCTGATTGAACCAAACCCCTATCGTCTTCTCTGTTTTTCAGGAAGAGGCCCGTTTAGCTATATAGAAGTCTAAGCTAGTCTACTTATATCAGGTTGTGATGGATCAAACTCGGGGTTTTCGGTTTCTAGGCCAAGTAGAAACATGTAGAGTTCTTCTTCTAATGACTCTGGTTGTAGCCTTCGTTTTAGGCCTTCAGTATTTCGAGATCACTCCAATATCTATTGGCTCTCGTGGAAACAGCACCGTTTCTGGATTCATAGAACCCAGTGATATCACTAAAAGTGATGAAAACGAAATGTTTCTCGCACCTCAAGAAGCAACCTCTGATTTTAGGCCGCGTAATAGCACTACAGAGGTTCTGAATAATTCTCCTGAAGCTTATGAACACAAGTTTCTGAATAATTCTCCTAAAGCTTATGGACAAAGTAGAGGAAATGAAACGGCAAACTCTCATCATCCTCTTCAACCCAAGATACCTCAAAGCAACAAGAAACATGAGAGGAGCACAAAAAAACCACCCTTGGTTGTCATGTCAATAACCCAAATGAACAATATGCTATTGAAGAGGCATAGCGATCCTAACAATTCAGTTGTATGCAAGTGACTTTACCATAATTAAGTTTCCAGTTCTTTGTGACAATGTCACTCATCATCTCTATGATCcactttttgtttgttcatgttcATAGGCACCTCGTTGGGAATCAAATGTGGACAAAGAGCTTAGAGATGCAAGAAACCAGATCAAGAACGCTGATCTGGTCAAGAAGGATGATACTCTTTACGCACCTCTCTACCACAACCTATCCATCTTCAAAAGGTTTAACATATTAACCAAtctttttttggacaaaaaatattaaccaatCTAAACAACACATATATAAGGTAGTAATTAACAAAGGCTTAATTCTTATTTCAAATGTTTatacattaaaatttattttttctactataaatttttattttcacatgTTTACCACAACCTTACAATTAACGTTTGAAACAACTGAATCATAAATGGTTAATATATAGCGCAGGAGCTACGAGCTAATGGAGCAGACTTTGAAAGTGTATATCTACTCAGATGGGGACAGGCCAATCTTTCATCAGCCTGAGGCAGTAATGGAAGGTGTTTACGCATCAGAAGGATGGTTTATGAAACTAATGGAGAGTAGCCATAGATTCTTGACAAAAGATCCCACCAAAGCTCATGTTTTCTACTTGGCTTTCAGTTCAAGAATTCTTCAACAGAAACTCTACGTTCGTGATTCTCACAGTCGTAAAAATCTTGTTAAATATCTCAGAGACCACATCGATTTCATTATTTCCAGCTACCCTTTCTGGAATAGAACCCGTGGCTCCGATCATTTCTTCACCTCTTGCCATGACTGGGTATGTGATTTAAGTTTAAAACGGTCGACGATTAAGATAATTTCTAATGTATTTTActagtttttctttattttagaagaattttataataaagatAAAATCTAATAGTATTGttttctataaataatatacTATTCTAGTGTAAGTAAAAATAGATGAATGATATTTCTTCTCTTAAATGTAgaagaaaaataacaatttttatttgaGAGAAAAAAGTGATTAATTggattataatttattttaaatgttattatatattccctctgttttttaaagatgtatgttttgatgttttcacacatattaagaaaacacattaattatatatcatttttagaaattatcaaattccaatgcattttaaccaatagtctttcaataaatttaatcaattttattgaaatttgtaatttttgtataggaaacataaaaatacatctttgtgaaacaatttatttttctaaaatatctatctttaaaaaacagaggaagtatacAATATAGAAATAGAAATGTGTTGAACATGCTCTAACTgatataattattgat
The sequence above is drawn from the Raphanus sativus cultivar WK10039 chromosome 7, ASM80110v3, whole genome shotgun sequence genome and encodes:
- the LOC108814792 gene encoding probable glycosyltransferase At3g07620 isoform X1, whose product is MDQTRGFRFLGQVETCRVLLLMTLVVAFVLGLQYFEITPISIGSRGNSTVSGFIEPSDITKSDENEMFLAPQEATSDFRPRNSTTEVLNNSPEAYEHKFLNNSPKAYGQSRGNETANSHHPLQPKIPQSNKKHERSTKKPPLVVMSITQMNNMLLKRHSDPNNSVAPRWESNVDKELRDARNQIKNADLVKKDDTLYAPLYHNLSIFKRSYELMEQTLKVYIYSDGDRPIFHQPEAVMEGVYASEGWFMKLMESSHRFLTKDPTKAHVFYLAFSSRILQQKLYVRDSHSRKNLVKYLRDHIDFIISSYPFWNRTRGSDHFFTSCHDWAPAETRGPYMNCIRSLCNADVGVDFVVGKDVSLPETKISSAQNPNGNIGGNRPSKRNILAFFAGNLHGYVRPILLNQWSSRPEPDMKIFSRIDHKSYIRFMKRSRFCVCAKGYEVNSPRVVESVLYGCVPVIISDNFVPPFLEVLDWESFAVFVPEKEIPNLRKILISIPWRRYVEMHKRVLKVQKHFMWHDGEPVRYDIFHMILHSVWYNRVFQTF
- the LOC108814792 gene encoding probable glycosyltransferase At5g03795 isoform X2; its protein translation is MDQTRGFRFLGQVETCRVLLLMTLVVAFVLGLQYFEITPISIGSRGNSTVSGFIEPSDITKSDENEMFLAPQEATSDFRPRNSTTEVLNNSPEAYEHKFLNNSPKAYGQSRGNETANSHHPLQPKIPQSNKKHERSTKKPPLVVMSITQMNNMLLKRHSDPNNSVAPRWESNVDKELRDARNQIKNADLVKKDDTLYAPLYHNLSIFKRSYELMEQTLKVYIYSDGDRPIFHQPEAVMEGVYASEGWFMKLMESSHRFLTKDPTKAHVFYLAFSSRILQQKLYVRDSHSRKNLVKYLRDHIDFIISSYPFWNRTRGSDHFFTSCHDWAPAETRGPYMNCIRSLCNADVGVDFVVGKDVSLPETKISSAQNPNGNIGGNRPSKRNILAFFAGSAFALKGTR